GTGATCCCCAGGGTGGGGTCGGTGGGGGCCGGGCCGGTGGGCGCGGAGCCGGCTACCGGGAGGGCTGCGGCGGCCTCCGGCGTCTCCCCGGTGGCCTGCGGCGTCTGCTCCCACTCCCCCGTGCGCTCCTTCTCCTGGAGGTAGCGCTTGAAGCGGCGGCCGATCACCTCGTGCATCGACCGGACGTCGTCCTGGCCCTCGAAGCCCTTGATCTGGAAGCGGCGGTACTCGCTCTTGCGGGCCAGGCCGTCCTCGAAGACCACCATGGAGGCCACCACGTCGTCCCCCTGGAGGTGGGAGATGTCGTAGCACTCGATCCGCAGCGGGGCGGTGTCCAGGCCGAGCGCCTCCGCGATCTCCTCCAGGGCACGGGAGCGGGTGGTCAGGTCGGAGGCGCGCTTGGTCTTGTGCAGGCCGAGCGCCTGCTGGGCGTTGCGCTGGACCGTCGCCATGAGGTCCTTCTTGTCGCCGCGCTGCGGGATGCGCAGGCTGACCTGGGAGCCCCGGCGCTCGGCGAGCCACTGGGAGACCGCTTCGGTGTCCTCGGGCAGGGCGGGGACGAGGACCTCCTTGGGGACGGCGTCGCCGCGCTCCTCCCCGTACAGCTGCTGGAGGGCGTGCTCGACGAGGCCGGAGGTGTCGACCGCCTCGACCTTGTCCGTGACCCAGCCGCGCTGGCCCCGGACCCGGCCGCCGCGCACGTGGAAGATCTGGAGGGCGGCCTCCAGCTCGTCCTCGGCGACAGCGATGAGGTCGGCGTCGGTGGCGTCGGCGAGGACGACCGCGCTCTTCTCCATGGCCCGCTTCAGGGCCCCCGCGTCGTCCCGGAGGCGGGCGGCGCGCTCGTACTCCATCTCCTCGGCCGCCTGCATCATGTCCTTCTCCAGGCGGCGGATGTAGGTGCCCGTGCGCCCGGCCATGAAGTCGCAGAAGTCCTCGGCCAGCTCCCGGTGTTCCTCGGGGGTGACCCGGCCGACGCAGGGGGCCGAGCACTTGTCGATGTACCCCAGCAGGCAGGGGCGGCCGGTGCGGGCGGCGTTCTTGAAGACCCCGGCGGAGCAGGTGCGGACGGGGAAGACGCGGAGCATCAGGTCGACCGTCTCGCGGATCGCCCAGGCATGCCCGTACGGACCGAAGTAGCGCACGCCCTTCTTCTTGGCGCCGCGCATCACCTGGACCCGGGGGAACTCCTCGTTCAGCGTGACGGCGAGGTAGGGATAGCTCTTGTCGTCCCGGTACTTGACGTTGAACCGGGGGTCGAACTCCTTGATCCAGGTGTACTCCAGCTGGAGCGCCTCGACCTCGGTGGAGACGACCGTCCACTCCACGGAGGCGGCGGTGGTGACCATCGATCGCGTGCGCGGATGGAGATTGGCCAGGTCCTGGAAGTAGTTGGCCACGCGCTGGCGGAGGTTCTTGGCCTTCCCGACGTAGATCACCCGGCGGTGCTCGTCGCGGAACTTGTAGACCCCCGGGGAGTCGGGGATCTGCCCCGGGCTGGGGCGGTAGCTGGAGGGGTCTGCCATGTCTCCCACCCTACTTGCGGGGTGTGACAGTACGTCGTCCTCCGGGCGACCGGTGCGCTCCGGGGTGCCGGGGGTGCCGGCGGCCCCGGAGCGCTCCGCTCAGGCGTCCGGCGCGGGGTGCCGCCGGGTGCGGATCCGGTGGCGTACGGCGGTGGCGCCGCCGAGGGCCAGGGCGAGCAGGGCCCCGGCGCCGGCCATCGTGGAGACGGTGGTCAGGGCGGTGTCCGGGGTGCCGGTGGCCGCCGCGTCGGCGAGCGCGGGGCCGGGTGCCGCTCCGGTGCCGGGCGCGGCCTCGGGGCCGTAACCCCCCGCCTTGCCGGACTTCGCGTAGCCGGAGCCGGGCAGCTTGTCGCCGTAAGCCTCCTTCACCCGGGTCCGGTAGGCGTCCAGGGTCGTGCCCTTGGCTCCCACGGCCGCCGTCGCGTCCTCGTCCAGCGGGAGCACCCGGGAGGCGTCGTGGACGTACCAGGCGTCGATCTGCGGTTCCCGGAACACCGTGCCGCCGGGGAGCTTGCGGGCACCCAGCGCGGTGTAGCGGGCCTCGTCGTCGCCGGTGGCTATGTTCACCACCTGCCACCGCGCGCCGGCGCCGGGGACGGTCCACAGGGAGGCCTTCCGGCCGTCGGAGGAGACGGCGGTGGCGGCGAGGTAGTCGAGGGTGCTCGGCGCGGCCCCCGGCCTCCCGGCGACGAACGCGGCCG
This DNA window, taken from Streptomyces griseus subsp. griseus, encodes the following:
- the uvrC gene encoding excinuclease ABC subunit UvrC encodes the protein MADPSSYRPSPGQIPDSPGVYKFRDEHRRVIYVGKAKNLRQRVANYFQDLANLHPRTRSMVTTAASVEWTVVSTEVEALQLEYTWIKEFDPRFNVKYRDDKSYPYLAVTLNEEFPRVQVMRGAKKKGVRYFGPYGHAWAIRETVDLMLRVFPVRTCSAGVFKNAARTGRPCLLGYIDKCSAPCVGRVTPEEHRELAEDFCDFMAGRTGTYIRRLEKDMMQAAEEMEYERAARLRDDAGALKRAMEKSAVVLADATDADLIAVAEDELEAALQIFHVRGGRVRGQRGWVTDKVEAVDTSGLVEHALQQLYGEERGDAVPKEVLVPALPEDTEAVSQWLAERRGSQVSLRIPQRGDKKDLMATVQRNAQQALGLHKTKRASDLTTRSRALEEIAEALGLDTAPLRIECYDISHLQGDDVVASMVVFEDGLARKSEYRRFQIKGFEGQDDVRSMHEVIGRRFKRYLQEKERTGEWEQTPQATGETPEAAAALPVAGSAPTGPAPTDPTLGITGPAPTGPVPAPALPAASPADEIDPREDDGRPKRFAYPPQLVVVDGGQPQVAAAQRALDELGIDDIAVCGLAKRLEEVWLPDDDEPVVLPRSSEGLYLLQRVRDEAHRFAITYQRAKRAKRIRSSPLDDVTGLGETRKQALIKHFGSVKKLRQATIEEICEVPGIGRRTAEAVAAALASAAPATPAVNTATGEIMDEDDGGTS